The DNA segment ATTCCTTCGAGTCCGGGTGAGGAGTTTACTTCCAGCAACAACGGCCCTTTGGAGGAACGGATAATATCGACTCCCGCAACTTTCAAATCCATGGCTTTGGCAGCGCGAATGGCAATCTTTTTCTCTTCGGTGGTTGGTTTAATGACGGAAGCCGTTCCGCCAAGATGAATATTGGCTCGAAATTCTCCTGGTAAAGCTTCACGCTGGATGGCAGCCACGACTTTGCCGTCAATTACAAACAAACGCAGGTCTTTTCCATTGGCTTCCTTGATGAATTCTTGTACCAATATATTGGCATTTAAACTTTTGAAAGCATTGATTACACTTTCTGCCGCTTTCTTGGTTTCGGCCAGAACGACTCCTTTTCCTTGGGTTCCTTCCAATAATTTCACGATTAGGGGAGTGCCACCCACCATTTTTATTAAATCGTCGGTGTCTAATGGAGAATGTGCAAAACCCGTAGTTGGAATTTCAATTCCGCTTTGCAACAGCAATTGTAGCGAAAATAATTTATCTCTAGATTGTGTAATTGCGGTGGAGGAATTCAGGCAAAACACATTCATCGCTTCGAATTGTCTTGTCAAAGCACAACCATAAAAGGTAATGCTTGGTCGAATTCGAGGAATAATGGCATCAAATTGATTTAAAATCAAACCACCACGATAATGAATTTCGGGTTTTTTGGCATCCAGTTTCATGTAACATTCCTTGATGTTCAAAAAGTGCATTTCGTGACCTCGCATTTCACCCGCTTCCATAATTCGCTTGTTACTGTACAATTCGGGATTGCTGGCCAAAAGTCCGATGCGCATTCCAGAACTTGCTTTCTCCGAATTTTTATAAACTTCTTTTAAACTATCGGTTGTGGGTTGCCCCAAAAGATATTGTTGTTCGGGATCGACCATCACTCTTCCGCTCATCGCTTCACGACCCAGCAACATTCGGAAACCCATGGAATCGCGATTGGTCAAGGTCATTTCGATAACCCAATTGGAGTTCCCAATTTCCAAATTGGTCTGGATCACATAGCGCTCTTCTCGAAATCCGCTGGAACTTTTTACGATTCTTTTGTCTACCAAAGGCGCTTCGCAATGAATAATTGTTTTGACGTTGTTTTGGATGGGATTAATGTCAAATTTGACCCAGTTTTGTCCGTCTTTTTTGAATGGAGCAATATTGATGGCGTGCAAAGCCGAAGTTTTGGCACCAGAATCAACACGGGCCTTGATGGTTGGAATTCCTAATTCAGGGAAGGAACACCATTCTTCGCTGCCCAATATAATTTTGTTATGTAACATAAATGAGTTTTAAAATAGACTTAATCCAGTGTAAATATATATCGATAAAAGAACTTTGGATGTTAAATTACGGTTAAATCAATAAAGCAGGATATAATCACTAATAAAAATGGTTTTAATGGAAATTTTGTGAAACATAAATAGATGTCTTTTTTAAGGAACCATCTTCGTCTGTTCGAGTATTTTATTGAAAAATGCGACAGCTTTTTTTAATAAAATGTATCGAGAACTCAAACTATTAATAGGCTTCTCGATAGAATTTTTAATAGTAAAGCTGCCGCATTACTATTAAAAACCACTCGAAGAGACGGCTAAAAAAAACTTAACTTAAAGAAATTGTAATCGAGCGCAGTCGAGATTTAGCAACGAGTCTCGACTGCGCTCGACTTGACATTGATGGGATAAAAAAAATAACCCCTAAAAACATCAATTTGTGTAATTAATGTTTTTAGGGGTTGTATAATTATCTAAAAAAAAAGGAGACTAGTTAGTAGGCTTTTCTTCTTTGTGAACCGTTACTGTCAGTTCTTGCGAAGCTTCGTCCAAGTCCATAAATATCTCGTCGCCAACAGCTACCTTGGAAGTGATTATTTCTTCGGCAAGTGCATCTTCAACATATTTCTGGATAGCTCTTTTTAATGGTCTTGCGCCAAATTGTCTATCAAAACCTTTATCGGCAATAAACGCTTTCGCTGTATCGGAAAGATTCAATTGATACCCCAATTCTTTGATGCGGGCATATAGTTTTTTCAATTCAATTTCGATAATCAAATTGATGTCTTCTTTCTCCAATGCGTTGAAAACAATCACGTCGTCAATTCTGTTCAAGAATTCGGGAGCAAAGGTTTTCTTCAAAGCATTTTCGATAATGCTTTTCGAATTGTCGTCGGCTTGGGCCACTTTGGCGGCAGTTCCAAAACCAACACCTTGACCAAAATCTTTCAATTGGCGTGCACCAACATTCGAAGTCATGATGATAATGGTGTTTTTGAAGTCTATTTTTCGACCTAAACTGTCGGTCAAATAACCATCGTCCAATACTTGAAGCATCATGTTGAATACATCGGGATGCGCTTTTTCAATCTCGTCCAAAAGTACCACACAATACGGTTTGCGACGCACTTTTTCGGTCAATTGTCCACCTTCTTCGTATCCAACATATCCCGGAGGTGCTCCAACCAATCTTGAAATGGCGAATTTTTCCATGTACTCGCTCATGTCAATTCGGATCAAGGCATCTTCGGAATCGAACAATTCCTTGGCCAGTACTTTCGCCAATTGGGTTTTACCAACACCGGTTTGTCCCAAGAAAATAAAGGAACCAATTGGTCGATTTGGATCTTTCAATCCGGCACGATTTCTTTGGATAGAGCGCGCAATTTTCATTACGGCTTCTTTTTGTCCTATTACTTTTCCTTCAATAAGTTCGGGTAGCTTGGCTAGTTTGTTGCTTTCGGTTTGTGCAATACGATTTACCGGAATCCCGGTCATCATCGAAACTACGTCGGCAACATTGTCTTCCGTTACTTGGATTCTGTTATTTTTGGAGTCTTCGTCCCATTGTTCTTGGGCTGTAGCCAAATCTTTTTCGATTCGTTTTTCGTCATCTCGAAGTTTGGCGGCTTCTTCATATTTCTGCTTTTTGACAACAGAATTTTTCAATTCGCGTACTTCTTCCAATTGTTTTTCTAGTTCCAAAATCTGTTTCGGAACATCAATGTTTACGATGTGAACACGAGAACCAGCTTCGTCCAAAGCATCGATGGCTTTGTCCGGCAAGAATCGCTCCGACATATATCTGTCGGTCAATTTTACACAAGCTTCAATGGCTTCATCCGTGTAAGTTACATTGTGGTGGTCTTCGTATTTGTCTTTGATATTGTTCAAAATAGTAATCGTTTCTTCAACAGAAGTTGGTTCTACAATCACTTTTTGGAAACGTCTTTCCAGCGCTCCATCTTTCTCTATATATTGTCTGTATTCGTCAAGAGTTGTTGCTCCAATACATTGGATTTCGCCTCTTGCCAAAGCAGGTTTAAACATATTGGATGCGTCAAGCGAACCTGTAGCTCCACCGGCACCAACTATGGTGTGAATTTCGTCAATGAAAAGGATGATGTCGTCGTTTTTTTCCAATTCGTTCATCACGGCTTTCATTCGTTCTTCAAATTGTCCGCGGTATTTTGTGCCTGCAACAAGGCTCGCCAAATCTAAAGTCACGACTCTTTTGTTGAACAAAATTCGGGATACTTTCTTTTGAATGATTCGCAAGGCCAATCCTTCGGCAATGGCCGATTTTCCCACTCCCGGTTCTCCAATAAGAAGTGGATTGTTCTTTTTTCGACGGCTTAATATTTGGGAAACGCGTTCAATTTCTTTTTCGCGTCCAACTACTGGATCTAGCTTTCCTTCTTCGGCCATTTCTGTTAAATCTCTCCCAAAATTGTCCAGAACGGGAGTTTTGGATTTTTTGTTGGATTTATTGGCCGGATTGTTGAAAGTTCCTTCCTTTAGACTGTCATCTTGTCCTGAATCTTCATTATAAGCGTCGTTTCTTGGCAAGTTTTCGATAAAATCTTCTTCGCTTGGTGTCATATTTAGATATTGTTCTTTAGCTATATCGTAATCAATTTTCATTTTATTCAATAGCTTGGTTGTTGGATCGTTTTCGTTTCTTAAAATGCACAACAATAGATGTGCGGTGCTAATGGAGGTGCTGTGAAATACTTTTGCTTCTAGAAAAGTAGTTTTTAATGCGCGCTCGGCTTGTCGTGTCAGGTGTAGATTCTTTTTGTCGTTATTGATTTCCACATTGGGACTTGCTGGACTCAGGATTTCTACCTTTTTTCGAAGATGGTCTAAGTCTATGGATAAATTGTTTAAAATATTTATTGCTTTACCATTGCCATCTCTTAAAATACCCAGTATTAAATGCTCGGTTCCAATGAAGTCATGTCCTAATCGCAAGGCTTCTTCCTTGCTATAGGTTATGACGTCTTTTACTCTTGGTGAAAAATTATCATCCATAATATATGTTATAATTGTAAACGTAAATTTAGTGAATTTGTAATAGAAAAACAAAAACCATTCCTTTCAAGAACTTCTGTCAGCTAATTGACAAAAAAAGAATGGAAAAAACGTTAAAAGTTCCTTAATTTATTAACTAAAAAACATTCAAAATTTGTTAATAAATCATTGAAATTATTGGTGTAAAAAAGGTTCAAAAAATTCTAAAAGGTGTATATTAGCACGTTTTGAAACTAAACTAAAATTATTAAATATAACAACATATGTCTGAAGGAGAAAAGTTAATTCCTATTAACATTGAAGATGAAATGAAATCAGCTTACATCGATTATTCGATGTCTGTAATTGTATCAAGAGCACTACCTGACGTTAGGGATGGTCTAAAGCCCGTGCATCGAAGAGTACTTTATGGAATGTATGATTTGGGAGTTAACTCACGATCTGCCCACAAAAAATCGGCGAGAATAGTCGGAGAAGTTTTAGGAAAGTATCACCCTCACGGAGATACCTCGGTTTATGACGCCATGGTTCGTATGGCCCAAGAGTGGAGTATGCGCTATTTATTGGTGGATGGACAAGGTAACTTTGGTTCTGTCGATGGTGATAGTCCAGCAGCAATGCGTTACACCGAAGCCAGAATGAAAAAGATTTCGGAAGAAATCATGGCCGATATCGAAAAAGAAACCGTCGACTTTCAACTCAACTTTGACGATACCTTGTATGAGCCAAAAGTGATGCCAACCAGGGTTCCTACTTTGTTGGTTAATGGGGCAACAGGAATTGCCGTGGGTATGGCAACCAATATGCCTCCCCATAATTTAACGGAAGTTATCAACGGTACCTTGGCGTATCTTGACAACAACGATATAGAAATTGACGAATTGATGACTTATATAAAAGCACCGGATTTTCCAACTGGAGGTGTAATATATGGTTATGAAGGTGTTCGTGAAGCATTCAAAACGGGTAGAGGTCGTATTGTAATGCGTGCCAAAGTTGGTTTCGAAGAAGTGGACGGAAGAGAATGTATCATCGTTACCGAAATTCCATATCAAGTCAATAAAGCCGACATGATCAAGCGTACAGCTGATCTTGTTAACGAGAAAAAAATTGACGGAATCGCCAACATTCGTGACGAATCGGACAGAAATGGTATGCGTATCGTTTATATCTTGAAACGCGATGCCACGCCAAACGTGGTTTTGAACACGCTTTATAAATTCACCCAACTACAATCTTCTTTCAGTGTCAATAATATTGCATTGGTGAAAGGTCGCCCACAAATGTTGAATCTAAAAGACATGATTCACTATTTTATTGAGCACCGTCACGATGTGGTTGTTCGTAGAACACAGTTTGAATTGCGCAAAGCCGAAGAAAGAGCGCATATCTTGGAAGGTTTAATCATAGCTTCCGACAATATTGACGAAGTGATTGCTTTAATAAGAGGTTCGAAAAATACAGAAGAAGCCAGGGAGAAATTAATCGAAAGATTTCAATTATCCGATATTCAGGCAAGAGCGATTGTTGAAATGCGTTTGCGCCAATTGACCGGTCTGGAACAAGACAAGTTAAGAGCAGAGTACGAGGAATTGATGAAATTAATCGAACATTTGAAAGCCTTATTGGCTGACGTAGATTTAAGAACTGCTTTAATCAAGGAAGAACTGGAAGAAATTCGCGAGAAATACGGAGATGCCCGTCGTTCTCAAATCGAATATTCAGGTGGAGACGTTAGTATAGAAGATTTGATTGCCGACGAAAACGTGGTTATCACCATTTCGCATGCAGGTTACATCAAGCGTACTAATTTATCGGAATACAAAACACAAAATAGAGGAGGAGTTGGACAAAAAAGTGCCGGAACAAGAGACCAAGATTTCTTGGAACACATGTTCGTGGCCACCAATCACCAATACATGATGTTCTTTACCCAAAAAGGAAAATGTTTCTGGATGCGTGTTTACGAAATTCCGGAAGGAAGCAAAACCGCCAAAGGTAGAGCAATCCAAAACTTGGTCAACATTGAAAGCGACGATAAGGTGAAAGCATTTATTTGTACGCAAGATTTAAAAGACAAAGATTACATCAACAGCCATAACCTTGTGATGGTGACCAAAAAAGGCCAGGTAAAGAAAACTTCTTTGGAGAAATATTCTAAACCAAGGGTAAATGGAGTTGCTGCCATTACTATTAAGGAAGGCGACGAATTATTGGAAGCCAAATTAACCAACGGGGAAAGCCAGATTATCTTGGCCGTGAAATCAGGAAAATTGGTTCGTTTTGAGGAAACCAAAACCCGTCCAATGGGAAGAACGGCTTCTGGAGTTCGCGGAATTACTCTTAAAGACGACACTGATGAAGTAATTGGTATGGTTACTGTTGATAAAGATGCTATAAATGACTCGCAAATTTTGGTGGTAACCGAAAATGGATATGGAAAACGTACCAAATTAGTTGACGAAGATGGTGAAGATGTTTATAGAATCACAAATCGTGGAGGTAAAGGGGTGAAAACCTTGAACATCACCGAAAAAACGGGGAAATTAATTTCGATAAGTGCCGTTACCGATGCCGATGACTTGATGATTATCAATAAATCTGGATTAACGATCAGAATGGCTGTTGAAGATTTACGAGTTATGGGACGCGCCACTCAAGGAGTAAAATTGATAAACTTGAAAGGAAACGATTCAATAGCGGCCGTAACTAAAGTAATGAAAGATGATGTGGTTGAAGTTGTTGTTGATGAAGATGGAAATGTTATTGAGACAGAAACAATCGAAAGAGTAAAACCGGTTCTTGAAGTTCTTGAAGACGAAGGTGGTGCAGAAGACGAGGACGAAGACGAGGATGATTCTGAAGACGAAGAAGATGATTCTGAAGAAAGTGACGAAGACGATTCAGACGAATAGAAATGAGGAATAATTAATCTAAAACAAATATTATTTATGATTTTTATCATAAATAATATTTGTTTTTCTTGCTATTTTTGGCACATAAATCTAAAACAAAAATTATGAAAAGTAAATATGTAACGCTAGTGTCAGCATTATTGATATCAGTAGCTACTTTTGCTCAAAAAGATCAAATTAAAGCAGCTGAAAAAGCACTTAAAGGAGGAAATACACAAGAAGCGATAACTATTTTGCAGGGAGCCGAATCCCTAATTTCTAATGCTCCTGATGCCGAAAAAGCCCAGTACTACTTTATAAAAGGAAATGCCTACTTGGACTTGGCCAACAAAAAAATGGAAGAAGGAAAAAATCTTTCTTTGGCTGCCAAATCTTATCAAGATTTATTGGCTGCAGAAAAAGCTTCCGGCAAGAGTAAATATTCTACCCAAGCAACTGCTTCAATTATCGAGATTAAGGGGAAATTGATAAACAGTGCCATTGCGGATACTAAAGCCGATAAAACAATTGAGGGCGCAGGCAAGTTGTATGATGCTTATATGTTGGATAAAAAGGATACCATAAATTTGTATTATGCAGCTTCTACTTATGTAAACGGAAAAGATTATATTACGGCTCTTAAATTGTATGAAGAACTGAAAACGTTGAATTATTCAGGTAAGGGAACCAGTTATTTGGCAACAAGTAAATTGACCGGACAGGAAGATTTGTACAACACGGCAAAAGAAAGAGACTTGGCCATAAAATTGGGAACTCACGAAAAACCAAAAACAGAAGTAATCCCTTCAAAAAGAGGTGAAATCTATAAAAATATTGCCTTAATCTTAGTCGATCAAGGAAAAAAAGATGAAGCCAAAAAAGCAATTTCAGATGCCAGAAAAGCAAATCCTGAAGATGTATCTTTGACTTTGGCTGAGGCTAATTTATATTTGGAAACAAAAGATTTCGAAACGTACAAAAAATTAGTTGCCGAAGTTCTTGAAAAAAGTCCAAACGATGTTAACTTGATTTTTAATTTGGGTGTTCTCAGTGCCAATGCAAAAAATGCTGTTGAAGCCGAGAAATACTATAAAAGGGTGATGGAGATTGATCCTAATTATGTTAATGCTTATATCAATTTGGCGGCTTTAAAATTGGAAGACGAGAAGGTGATTATTGACGAAATGAACAAGTTGGGGAATTCTGAAAAAGATATGAAGCGTTATGCCGTGTTGAAAACAAAAAGAGAAAATTTGTTCAAAAGCACGATTCCTTATCTTCAAAAAGCACACGAACTTGACCCAACCAATATTGACGTGGCAAAAACACTTTTAAATGTTTATAGTGCATTGGAAATGCCAGAA comes from the Flavobacterium limnophilum genome and includes:
- the rimK gene encoding 30S ribosomal protein S6--L-glutamate ligase — encoded protein: MLHNKIILGSEEWCSFPELGIPTIKARVDSGAKTSALHAINIAPFKKDGQNWVKFDINPIQNNVKTIIHCEAPLVDKRIVKSSSGFREERYVIQTNLEIGNSNWVIEMTLTNRDSMGFRMLLGREAMSGRVMVDPEQQYLLGQPTTDSLKEVYKNSEKASSGMRIGLLASNPELYSNKRIMEAGEMRGHEMHFLNIKECYMKLDAKKPEIHYRGGLILNQFDAIIPRIRPSITFYGCALTRQFEAMNVFCLNSSTAITQSRDKLFSLQLLLQSGIEIPTTGFAHSPLDTDDLIKMVGGTPLIVKLLEGTQGKGVVLAETKKAAESVINAFKSLNANILVQEFIKEANGKDLRLFVIDGKVVAAIQREALPGEFRANIHLGGTASVIKPTTEEKKIAIRAAKAMDLKVAGVDIIRSSKGPLLLEVNSSPGLEGIESATNKDIAGEMIRAIEKNFKL
- a CDS encoding tetratricopeptide repeat protein, whose translation is MKSKYVTLVSALLISVATFAQKDQIKAAEKALKGGNTQEAITILQGAESLISNAPDAEKAQYYFIKGNAYLDLANKKMEEGKNLSLAAKSYQDLLAAEKASGKSKYSTQATASIIEIKGKLINSAIADTKADKTIEGAGKLYDAYMLDKKDTINLYYAASTYVNGKDYITALKLYEELKTLNYSGKGTSYLATSKLTGQEDLYNTAKERDLAIKLGTHEKPKTEVIPSKRGEIYKNIALILVDQGKKDEAKKAISDARKANPEDVSLTLAEANLYLETKDFETYKKLVAEVLEKSPNDVNLIFNLGVLSANAKNAVEAEKYYKRVMEIDPNYVNAYINLAALKLEDEKVIIDEMNKLGNSEKDMKRYAVLKTKRENLFKSTIPYLQKAHELDPTNIDVAKTLLNVYSALEMPEYKALKVKVKEMEAATKK
- the gyrA gene encoding DNA gyrase subunit A, which encodes MSEGEKLIPINIEDEMKSAYIDYSMSVIVSRALPDVRDGLKPVHRRVLYGMYDLGVNSRSAHKKSARIVGEVLGKYHPHGDTSVYDAMVRMAQEWSMRYLLVDGQGNFGSVDGDSPAAMRYTEARMKKISEEIMADIEKETVDFQLNFDDTLYEPKVMPTRVPTLLVNGATGIAVGMATNMPPHNLTEVINGTLAYLDNNDIEIDELMTYIKAPDFPTGGVIYGYEGVREAFKTGRGRIVMRAKVGFEEVDGRECIIVTEIPYQVNKADMIKRTADLVNEKKIDGIANIRDESDRNGMRIVYILKRDATPNVVLNTLYKFTQLQSSFSVNNIALVKGRPQMLNLKDMIHYFIEHRHDVVVRRTQFELRKAEERAHILEGLIIASDNIDEVIALIRGSKNTEEAREKLIERFQLSDIQARAIVEMRLRQLTGLEQDKLRAEYEELMKLIEHLKALLADVDLRTALIKEELEEIREKYGDARRSQIEYSGGDVSIEDLIADENVVITISHAGYIKRTNLSEYKTQNRGGVGQKSAGTRDQDFLEHMFVATNHQYMMFFTQKGKCFWMRVYEIPEGSKTAKGRAIQNLVNIESDDKVKAFICTQDLKDKDYINSHNLVMVTKKGQVKKTSLEKYSKPRVNGVAAITIKEGDELLEAKLTNGESQIILAVKSGKLVRFEETKTRPMGRTASGVRGITLKDDTDEVIGMVTVDKDAINDSQILVVTENGYGKRTKLVDEDGEDVYRITNRGGKGVKTLNITEKTGKLISISAVTDADDLMIINKSGLTIRMAVEDLRVMGRATQGVKLINLKGNDSIAAVTKVMKDDVVEVVVDEDGNVIETETIERVKPVLEVLEDEGGAEDEDEDEDDSEDEEDDSEESDEDDSDE
- a CDS encoding ATP-dependent Clp protease ATP-binding subunit, with protein sequence MDDNFSPRVKDVITYSKEEALRLGHDFIGTEHLILGILRDGNGKAINILNNLSIDLDHLRKKVEILSPASPNVEINNDKKNLHLTRQAERALKTTFLEAKVFHSTSISTAHLLLCILRNENDPTTKLLNKMKIDYDIAKEQYLNMTPSEEDFIENLPRNDAYNEDSGQDDSLKEGTFNNPANKSNKKSKTPVLDNFGRDLTEMAEEGKLDPVVGREKEIERVSQILSRRKKNNPLLIGEPGVGKSAIAEGLALRIIQKKVSRILFNKRVVTLDLASLVAGTKYRGQFEERMKAVMNELEKNDDIILFIDEIHTIVGAGGATGSLDASNMFKPALARGEIQCIGATTLDEYRQYIEKDGALERRFQKVIVEPTSVEETITILNNIKDKYEDHHNVTYTDEAIEACVKLTDRYMSERFLPDKAIDALDEAGSRVHIVNIDVPKQILELEKQLEEVRELKNSVVKKQKYEEAAKLRDDEKRIEKDLATAQEQWDEDSKNNRIQVTEDNVADVVSMMTGIPVNRIAQTESNKLAKLPELIEGKVIGQKEAVMKIARSIQRNRAGLKDPNRPIGSFIFLGQTGVGKTQLAKVLAKELFDSEDALIRIDMSEYMEKFAISRLVGAPPGYVGYEEGGQLTEKVRRKPYCVVLLDEIEKAHPDVFNMMLQVLDDGYLTDSLGRKIDFKNTIIIMTSNVGARQLKDFGQGVGFGTAAKVAQADDNSKSIIENALKKTFAPEFLNRIDDVIVFNALEKEDINLIIEIELKKLYARIKELGYQLNLSDTAKAFIADKGFDRQFGARPLKRAIQKYVEDALAEEIITSKVAVGDEIFMDLDEASQELTVTVHKEEKPTN